One window of the Anticarsia gemmatalis isolate Benzon Research Colony breed Stoneville strain chromosome 21, ilAntGemm2 primary, whole genome shotgun sequence genome contains the following:
- the LOC142982391 gene encoding HEAT repeat-containing protein 5B isoform X1, whose translation MEVSHSLTLNESALQQLPDDKKPHFIFEWLRFLDKVLVAAHKSDIKSCQQKLVAQLVNLLRENLGAPARRLLARNLATLFSVGDTFLLFDTVNKCNDIIKVKDDSPSYLPTRLAAICCLGSMYEKLGRMMGRSYEETVNTLVKSLKNAESQTRLEVMNTLEKICVGMGTAAPAAVREVWRAARNSLVSERAPAVRAAAAHTLRHLLPLMRLTVAELESVAAACLKAGHPSDYALRCAIAELFGAMIAITQAGELTNMNTKLKAQSVQQKKEPPKNVVSLDEALNLLMSAFLRGGTSFLKADIIKSGSGVNREVRVCVTHAYVVFVQNMGGVWLERNMTTFLNHVLDLVANPKAASSHVDAVYSRKCINFILRNTLGKMLGEKAQASACREIIQIVIKQMNSIDFNPENAKDCNQETLFSQHLLVCALMEAGELALQLGTSVQNLVSDTSLNMIDAICTVLEHPCVAARLAAAWCVRCVCVALPSQIAPLVDKCVDALDDNRPTPHHISGYSAALAAILGAVRLSPLGVPHGRGKVAFNAAEQLLRSAGQSSRLTAARTNAGWLIVGAICTLGVPVVRGLLPRMLLLWRNSFPRSVKELESEKSRGDAFTWQVTLEGRAGALSALHSLLIHCPSLVNNDDTAKRLTQPIDGAIAVLTNVSNVVRSYGGALKAPAALLRLRLYQACGALGGGAAPPAAPLLRLLAAELAGSADPSGANVATGTLRSAMHPRDTILLGEEGWIYDTDQADIEEQLISPLSASGSGALEHDPCCLYRGVTGAQPLGVAVIDASVMLFPQIFSRAANKHRQQMLEHFTESIKVCKGARQEAIQVNIYTAMLLALRTLAELKSSLGQEAVKNIAIELVINGLSANSPTVRAAAASCAGRLCGVMSEAESQALSEKVIALARTAVNRSVRAAAAAAVGAVQRARGATSSATALPVLRALAQDTAAVELQVWALHALSVLADASGPMFRGHVESTLNLALKLLFSAPPFQEDLHRSIGRLLSALITVVGPELQVVAVGRFVCACAALSECGGGARAEATGCLQQLQMFAPDHMNLHTLVPHLCRDLSHSDLTVRRAALCCLRQLSQKEAAEVCKYALMAKDHVPAKPYCGVVITETGLPGALFAFLDSERDPTALSYARDTLTCCLLAAATHRNVRDWLALAKRVLTIRLEDSNNPETDFDGEGDDDQAEFHAESDTTTHPAVQSRWPTRVFAMECIQKIMGACEATGDSAHFDLVKAKEKLQNNPDGDYLSLHLSDLVRMAFVGATGESDALRLCGLRTLQMIIQQYARAPEPDFPGHLLLEQYQAQVGAAVRPAFAGDTASHVTAAACDVCSAWIGCGVARDINDLRRVHQLLVSSLDKLNTKGNTTLIYNESMATLEKLSILKAWAEVYIVAMVSNNSAPGSYVKQLDTKPFNNKAELAKWRNQLLQNNNQIDNSEPQTPEDEEYGEFESKGESLLKLVEPELESLGENWIAALKDHALLSLPPEFASQLPHGGGAFYSAETAEASRQHYARAWPSLLYAASLRFNANIEQPNTTTSTDKTEGNLDNRSSKTENGNFEFFEPVDERFHLLFGICMEALCAQRDMSDENTISVLLSLCTLLDAPENRARLLKDRSLAIELCQIIHRTGLTQESIEALLLAADVLRLVIDGAREQLHASMQAKIKELAPNESTDGSTPQSVLEVVHTLGEGGPTGDLPPGKSVVFACLEACICLLVRRLPALSPKKHGGAVGVIGVPKGLGVHGDTLLVKSLSAMSELPSLTSPQGALSILPTILYLATEILRESKGSGAAAEAGVVLLQRASECRVVRLHEHTRQQHAQLLQSALAKLVERVKSDEPEQRIEPVIGARGMAVVLNRAAPAPPLHYPCINHFRQCLETSDNEVFASCCGVLRSVWSAAASPAAVSWWARGVAARVIARAAAARRPSDMSHTRAAMAAFAALDELVNAAPDSAQDGPTGIKMLWLLVPIVISYLREGPELTRAPPHVRALHEFALHWLTRVGPKHPQEFKTMMQQSSELRSKLENALKANQASARSGRASQTQRPVFDAKPAKPTIQLKTDFSDFR comes from the exons ATGGAGGTGTCACATTCACTGACTCTGAACGAGTCTGCTCTGCAGCAGCTGCCTGATGATAAGAAACCACACTTTATATTTGAGTGGCTGAGATTTCTTGACAAAGTTCTTGTTGCTGCACATAAG TCTGACATCAAAAGCTGCCAGCAGAAGCTAGTAGCGCAACTAGTGAACCTCTTACGTGAGAACCTTGGGGCACCTGCAAGGAGGTTGCTAGCCAGGAACCTTGCAACATTGTTCTCAGTTGGAGATACCTTCCTGCTGTTTGATACTGTAAACAAGTGCAATGATATCATCAAAGTTAAGGATGATTCGCCTTCGTATTTGCCGACTAGATT GGCTGCCATATGCTGCTTGGGCAGTATGTACGAGAAACTGGGTAGGATGATGGGAAGGTCTTATGAGGAGACAGTGAACACCCTGGTCAAGTCCCTCAAGAATGCCGAGTCGCAGACGCGGCTTGAAGTCATGAATACTCTTGAAAAG ATCTGCGTAGGCATGGGTACAGCCGCGCCGGCCGCCGTCCGTGAAGTATGGCGTGCGGCCCGCAACTCGCTCGTGTCGGAGCGGGCCCCGGCTGTGAGAGCCGCAGCCGCACATACTCTTCGACATCTTCTACCATTGATGAGGCTCACGGTCGCTGAGCTAGAATCTGTTGCGGCCGCCTGTCTTAAGGCTGGACATCCCAGTGATTACGCGCTAAG ATGCGCTATAGCGGAGTTGTTCGGCGCGATGATTGCGATAACACAGGCCGGTGAACTGACGAATATGAATACTAAGCTGAAAGCACAGTCag TGCAACAAAAGAAAGAACCGCCTAAGAACGTGGTATCATTAGACGAAGCGTTAAACTTGTTAATGAGTGCGTTCCTTCGCGGCGGTACTTCGTTCCTTAAGGCTGACATCATCAAGTCAGGCTCTGGTGTCAACAGGGAAGTTCGTGTTTGTGTGACACAT GCGTACGTGGTATTCGTACAAAACATGGGCGGTGTATGGCTGGAACGCAATATGACTACATTCCTGAACCATGTGTTAGACCTAGTGGCTAATCCTAAGGCCGCTAGTTCACATGTCGACGCTGTTTATTCAAg GAAGTGTATAAACTTCATTCTACGCAACACGCTCGGCAAGATGTTGGGTGAGAAGGCGCAAGCGTCCGCGTGTCGCGAGATTATACAGATTGTTATCAAGCAGATGAACAGCATTGACTTCAACCCAGAGAACGCTAAGGATTGTAACCAG GAAACATTATTCAGTCAGCATCTGCTTGTCTGCGCATTGATGGAAGCTGGTGAATTAGCGCTGCAACTCGGCACGTCTGTACAAAACCTAGTGTCTGATACTTCTCTGAATATGATTGATGCTATTTGTACG GTGTTAGAGCACCCGTGTGTGGCAGCTCGTCTAGCGGCTGCGTGGTGCGTGCGGTGCGTGTGCGTGGCGTTGCCGTCGCAGATCGCGCCGCTCGTCGACAAGTGTGTGGACGCGCTCGATGATAACAGACCCACGCCACATCACATATCTG GTTATTCAGCAGCATTAGCAGCTATCCTCGGCGCGGTCCGTCTCTCCCCACTCGGCGTACCACACGGTCGAGGTAAAGTGGCATTCAACGCGGCGGAACAACTACTACGATCAGCCGGACAAAGCAGCAGACTCACTGCTGCGAGGACCAATGCTGGCTGGCTTATTGTTGGCGCTATTTGTACACTAG gtGTCCCTGTTGTTCGTGGCTTATTACCAAGAATGTTGTTACTATGGAGAAACAGCTTCCCACGTTCTGTCAAAGAACTAGAATCTGAGAAGTCTAGAGGAGACGCATTTACTTGGCAG gtgACATTAGAAGGTCGTGCCGGTGCTCTGTCAGCGCTTCACAGCTTGTTGATTCACTGTCCATCTTTAGTCAACAATGATGATACCGCTAAACGACTGACACAGCCCATTGATGGAGCTATTGCTGTTCTTACCAA TGTTAGCAACGTAGTCCGTTCATACGGTGGAGCCCTGAAAGCTCCAGCAGCATTACTCCGCCTCCGTTTGTACCAAGCGTGTGGCGCATTAGGAGGGGgagccgcgccgcccgccgcgccgctccTGCGCCTGTTGGCCGCCGAGCTGGCCGGCTCTGCTGACCCCAGTGGAGCCAATGTCGCTACAG GTACGCTTAGAAGCGCCATGCATCCGCGTGACACCATCTTACTCGGCGAGGAAGGATGGATATACGACACCGATCAGGCTGACATTGAGGAACAG TTGATCTCCCCGCTATCAGCGAGTGGTTCGGGCGCGCTGGAGCACGACCCGTGCTGCCTGTACCGCGGCGTGACGGGCGCGCAGCCGCTCGGCGTCGCCGTCATCGACGCCTCCGTCATGCTGTTCCCGCAGATATTCTCTAGAGCTGCCAATAAACATAG acAACAGATGCTGGAACACTTCACGGAAAGTATCAAAGTATGCAAGGGCGCTCGTCAAGAGGCGATACAAGTGAACATCTACACCGCCATGTTGTTGGCGCTCAGGACTCTAGCCGAACTTAAGAGCTCGCTCGGACAGGAGGCCGTGAAGAACATAGCCATCGAACTTGTTATT AACGGTCTATCAGCAAACAGCCCGACAGTCCGCGCAGCAGCCGCATCCTGCGCGGGTCGTCTGTGCGGCGTCATGTCGGAGGCGGAGAGTCAGGCGCTCAGCGAGAAGGTCATCGCGCTCGCCAGGACCGCCGTCAACAGGTCCgtgcgcgccgccgccgcggccgctGTGGGCGCCGTGCAGAGGGCGAGAGGTGCCACGTCCAGTGCTACAGCGCTCCCTGTGCTTAGGGCTTTGGCGCAGGATACTGCTGCCGTTGAGTTGCAG GTTTGGGCTCTCCACGCACTGTCAGTGCTGGCCGACGCTTCAGGTCCAATGTTCCGTGGCCATGTGGAGTCTACACTCAATCTAGCACTCAAGCTACTGTTCAGTGCTCCACCCTTCCAAGAAGATTTACACCGCAGTATCGGACGTCTGCTGTCTGCTTTGATCACGGTAGTCGGGCCTGAATTACAAG TGGTAGCAGTAGGTCGGTTCGTATGCGCGTGCGCAGCGCTAAGCgagtgcggcggcggcgctcgCGCTGAGGCTACAGGTTGTCTACAACAACTGCAGATGTTTGCGCCTGATCATATGAATCTACACACGCTAGTTCCGCATTTATGT cGCGATCTATCGCACTCAGACTTGACAGTTCGTCGTGCAGCTTTGTGTTGTCTCCGTCAACTGTCGCAGAAGGAAGCCGCCGAAGTGTGCAAGTACGCACTTATGGCTAAAGACCATGTACCCGCCAAACCTTATTGTG GTGTAGTAATAACCGAGACAGGTCTACCAGGCGCGTTATTCGCGTTCCTAGACAGTGAGCGAGATCCCACAGCGTTATCTTACGCCCGCGACACACTGACGTGCTGCCTGCTGGCGGCCGCCACACACCGCAATGTGAGGGACTGGCTGGCACTGGCTAAGAGAGTGCTTACTATCAGGCTTG AGGACAGCAACAACCCTGAGACAGACTTTGACGGTGAAGGAGATGATGACCAGGCGGAGTTCCACGCTGAATCTGACACGACCACTCATCCTGCTGTACAGTCCAGGTGGCCTACTAGG GTATTCGCTATGGAGTGCATACAGAAGATAATGGGTGCTTGTGAGGCAACCGGTGACAGTGCACACTTCGATCTAGTCAAAGCCAAGGAGAAGCTACAGAATAATCCTGATG GCGACTACCTCTCCCTGCATCTATCAGACTTGGTCCGTATGGCGTTTGTTGGCGCTACGGGCGAGTCCGACGCACTACGTCTATGTGGACTGCGTACATTACAGATGATCATACAGCAGTACGCCAGAGCACCCGAGCCTGACTTCCCCGGACATTTGCTGCTGGAACAGTATCAAGCTCAG GTTGGTGCGGCAGTCCGGCCTGCATTTGCCGGCGACACAGCTTCTCATGTCACCGCGGCAGCATGTGACGTATGTTCAGCTTGGATTGGCTGTGGAGTTGCTAGAGACATCAATGATCTTAGAAG GGTCCACCAACTACTAGTATCAAGTCTCGACAAATTAAACACGAAAGGCAACACCACCCTAATCTACAACGAGAGCATGGCAACACTAGAAAAGCTATCAATCTTGAAGGCATGGGCCGAAGTCTACATCGTCGCAATGGTCAGCAACAACAGCGCACCGGGCAGTTACGTTAAACAACTGGACACAAAACCTTTCAATAACAAAGCGGAATTAGCAAAATGGCGAAATCAGTTACTACAGAATAATAACCAGATTGATAATTCAGAGCCACAAACGCCTGAAGACGAAGAATATGGGGAGTTTGAGTCTAAAGGCGAGAGTTTGTTGAAGTTAGTTGAGCCCGAGTTGGAGAGCTTGGGAGAGAATTGGATTGCCGCGTTGAAGGATCATGCGCTTCTGAGTTTGCCGCCTG AATTCGCATCTCAACTCCCCCACGGCGGCGGTGCCTTCTATTCTGCGGAGACGGCTGAAGCGTCCCGACAACATTACGCAAGAGCCTGGCCATCGTTACTGTACGCCGCCTCGCTTAGGTTCAATGCTAATATTGAACAACCAAATACTACTACTAGTACAG ATAAAACTGAAGGCAATTTAGACAACCGATCTTCTAAAACTGAGAATGGAAACTTTGAATTTTTCGAGCCGGTTGATGAAAGATTCCATTTGTTATTCG GTATTTGTATGGAAGCGTTATGTGCTCAACGCGATATGAGTGATGAGAACACAATATCAGTACTATTGTCGCTCTGTACTTTACTGGATGCACCTGAGAACAGAGCTAGACTGCTAAAAGACAG GTCGTTAGCCATAGAGCTGTGTCAAATAATTCACCGCACGGGACTCACCCAAGAAAGTATCGAAGCTCTTCTGTTAGCAGCTGATGTGTTGAGACTGGTCATAGATGGCGCTAGGGAGCAACTTCATGCTAGTATGCAGGCTAAGATCAAAG AACTCGCTCCCAACGAATCAACAGACGGCTCAACACCTCAATCAGTGCTCGAAGTAGTCCACACTCTGGGCGAGGGAGGTCCCACAGGCGACCTCCCTCCCGGCAAGTCGGTAGTCTTCGCCTGCCTTGAAGCGTGCATCTGTCTCCTCGTGAGGAGGCTGCCGGCACTCTCGCCTAAGAAACATGGAGGGGCTGTGGGAGTGATTGGAGTGCCGAAGGGCTTGGGAGTGCATGGTGATACGTTGTTAGTGAAGAGCTTGTCTGCTATGTCTGAGTTGCCCAGTTTGACTAGTCCACAAG GAGCATTATCAATTCTACCAACAATCCTATACCTGGCCACGGAGATACTCCGCGAGAGTAAAGGTTCGGGCGCGGCGGCCGAGGCCGGAGTGGTGCTACTACAGCGAGCGTCCGAGTGCAGAGTGGTCAGACTACACGAACACACGAGACAACAACACGCGCAGTTGTTGCAGAGCGCGCTTGCTAAACTTGTGGAGAGAGTGAAAAGTG atgaGCCAGAGCAACGTATTGAACCAGTGATCGGTGCGCGCGGTATGGCAGTTGTATTGAACAGAGCTGCGCCTGCCCCACCGTTACACTACCCTTGTATCAATCACTTCAGGCAGTGTCTGGAAACTAGTGATAATGAG GTGTTCGCGTCATGTTGCGGCGTGTTGCGCAGCGTGTGGAGCGCCGCGGCGTCGCCCGCCGCCGTGTCGTGGTGGGCGCGCGGCGTGGCGGCCAGGGTCATCGCTAGAGCTGCTGCCGCCAGGAGACCATCTGACATGTCTCATACACGTGCCGCTATGGCCGCCTTCGCCGCGCTCGACGAACTTGTTAATGCTGCTCCTGATTCTGCAC AGGATGGACCTACAG GTATCAAAATGTTATGGCTGCTAGTGCCCATCGTGATCTCATACTTGCGTGAAGGGCCAGAATTAACACGCGCTCCTCCGCATGTCCGCGCTCTCCACGAGTTCGCACTACACTGGCTCACTAGAGTCGGACCTAAACATCCACAG GAATTCAAAACAATGATGCAACAATCATCAGAACTTCGCAGCAAGCTGGAAAACGCTTTGAAAGCGAACCAAGCGAGCGCTCGTTCTGGCCGAGCGTCTCAAACACAACGGCCTGTGTTTGACGCCAAACCGGCCAAGCCGACTATACAACTGAAAACTGACTTCAGCGACTTTAGGTAA